The Salvia miltiorrhiza cultivar Shanhuang (shh) chromosome 1, IMPLAD_Smil_shh, whole genome shotgun sequence genome has a window encoding:
- the LOC130993667 gene encoding systemin receptor SR160-like, producing MKADTNLFPHRSRRQALLLFLLLPFLSSAAENSNLVRDSQQLISFKNSLSDPTQLPSWLPTISPCNFHGVSCNSSRVSSIDLSNSHLDTDFSTVATFLLSLQTLQFLTLQNSNISGSISAAARLPCGAALTSLDLSQNSLSGPISDLPALAACPALAFLNLSANSIDPLPHSPPRAAAIPSLKTLDLSHNNISGDTSAAWLLSAAAFPSLQHLSLQFNNLAGILPEFSSKNLAHLDLARNNISGNFPKFSDCSSLQHLDLSSNRFSGDVGGSLSSCRSLAFLNLTDNRLTGALPSLPSAGALQYLYLQKNDFQGVVSPSLSDSCATLIELDLSFNNFTGSLPETLAACSALTLLDASNNNFSGELPVSALLKMSNLRNLVLSFNNFVGNLPDSLSKLQNLEVLDVSSNNISGLIPATLCGEDGTSSLRTLYLQNNMFTGTIPQSLSNCSNLVSLDLSFNYLSGTIPASLGSLSGLKDVILWLNQLHGEIPQEFMYLQSLENLILDFNDLSGLIPASLSNCTRLNWISLSNNNLSGEIPASLGRLGNLAILKLGNNSLSGSIPGELGDCQSLIWLDLNTNYLNGMIPPALFKQSGNIAQAMLTGKSYVYIKNDGSKQCHGAGNLLEFGGIRAEQLNRISTRHPCNFTRVYKGITQPTFNHNGSMIFLDLSYNVLEGSIPKELGTMFYLSILNMGHNDLSGPIPQELGHLKNVAILDLSYNRLNGTIPQSLTGLTLLGDIDLSNNNLSGVIPESAPFDTFPDYRFGNNSGLCGYPLPLCGGGVGAGGGSGQHAKSHRKQASLAGSVAMGLLFSLFCIFGLIIVAVETKKRRKKKEAALEAYMENHSNSATLQSNWKLSARDALSINLATFEKPLRKLTFADLLEATNGFHNDTLIGSGGFGDVYKAQLKDGSVVAIKKLIHVSGQGDREFTAEMETIGKIKHRNLVPLLGYCRVGDERLLVYEYMKYGSLEDVLHDRRKAGISLNWSARRKIAIGAARGLAFLHHNCIPHIIHRDMKSSNVLLDENLEARVSDFGMARLMSAMDTHLSVSTLAGTPGYVPPEYYQSFRCSTKGDVYSYGVVLLELLTGRQPTDSPDFGDNNLVGWVKLVAKTRVSDVFDPLLLKEDPALEIELLQHLKVACACLDDRPWKRPTIIQVMAMFKEIQAGSGLDSTSSIAIDDDTFTTVEGVGMSIKEGNELSKHL from the coding sequence ATGAAAGCCGACACCAATCTCTTCCCCCACCGCAGCCGACGCCAAGCTCTCCTCCTCTTCCTTCTCCTCCCCTTCCTCTCCTCCGCCGCCGAGAACAGCAACCTCGTGCGCGACTCCCAGCAGCTCATCTCCTTCAAAAACTCCCTCTCCGACCCCACCCAGCTCCCTTCATGGCTGCCCACCATCTCCCCCTGCAACTTCCACGGCGTCTCCTGCAACTCCTCCCGCGTCTCCTCCATCGACCTCTCCAACTCCCACCTCGACACCGACTTCTCCACCGTCGCCACCTTCCTCCTCTCCCTCCAAACCCTTCAGTTCCTCACTCTCCAAAACTCCAACATCTCCGGCTCCATCTCCGCCGCCGCCAGACTCCCCTGCGGCGCCGCCCTCACCTCACTAGATCTGTCCCAAAACTCCCTCTCCGGCCCCATTTCCGACCTCCCCGCCCTCGCTGCCTGCCCCGCCCTCGCCTTCCTCAACCTCTCCGCAAACTCCATCGACCCACTCCCCCACTCCCCACCACGCGCCGCCGCAATCCCCTCCCTAAAAACCCTCGATCTCTCCCACAACAACATCTCCGGCGACACCTCCGCCGCATGGCTCCTCTCCGCCGCCGCATTCCCCTCCCTGCAGCACCTCTCACTCCAATTCAACAACCTCGCCGGAATCCTCCCCGAATTCAGCTCCAAGAACCTCGCGCATTTGGATCTCGCTAGAAACAACATCTCCGGCAATTTCCCCAAATTCAGCGACTGCTCGAGCTTGCAGCACCTCGATTTATCCTCCAACAGATTCTCCGGCGACGTCGGCGGCTCCCTCTCCTCGTGCCGGAGCCTCGCCTTCCTCAACCTCACCGACAACCGCCTCACCGGCGCCCTCCCTTCGCTGCCGTCCGCCGGCGCCCTGCAGTATCTATACCTCCAGAAAAACGACTTCCAAGGGGTCGTCTCACCGTCACTCTCCGATTCCTGCGCAACCCTAATTGAATTGGATCTCTCCTTCAACAACTTCACCGGCTCCTTGCCGGAAACCCTCGCTGCATGTTCTGCTCTGACTCTCCTCGATGCCTCCAACAACAACTTCTCCGGCGAATTGCCCGTCTCAGCACTCTTAAAAATGAGCAATTTGAGAAATCTGGTGCTGTCCTTCAACAATTTCGTCGGAAATTTGCCGGACTCCTTGTCGAAGCTGCAGAATTTGGAGGTTTTGGATGTGAGTTCCAACAATATCTCCGGCTTGATCCCTGCTACGCTGTGTGGGGAAGATGGTACGAGCAGCTTGAGGACGTTGTACCTTCAAAACAACATGTTCACAGGTACAATCCCGCAAAGCCTGAGCAACTGTTCGAATTTGGTATCACTTGATCTTAGCTTCAATTACTTGAGTGGCACAATTCCCGCTAGTTTGGGATCTTTATCTGGTTTGAAGGATGTGATCTTGTGGTTGAATCAGCTCCACGGTGAAATCCCACAAGAGTTTATGTATTTGCAGAGTTTGGAGAATCTGATTCTTGATTTCAATGATTTGAGTGGTTTGATCCCTGCTAGCCTTAGCAACTGCACTAGGTTGAACTGGATTTCGCTGTCGAATAACAATCTCTCCGGTGAGATTCCGGCCTCGTTGGGGCGGCTAGGCAACCTAGCTATCTTGAAGCTTGGCAACAACTCGTTATCCGGGAGCATCCCCGGGGAGTTGGGCGATTGCCAGAGCTTGATTTGGCTTGACTTGAACACGAACTACCTCAATGGCATGATCCCGCCTGCTCTGTTCAAGCAATCGGGCAACATTGCTCAGGCCATGCTCACGGGGAAGAGCTACGTGTACATCAAGAACGACGGGAGCAAGCAGTGCCACGGGGCTGGCAACCTGCTCGAGTTTGGGGGGATTAGGGCGGAGCAGCTCAATAGGATCTCGACTAGGCACCCGTGCAACTTCACCCGGGTGTATAAGGGCATCACGCAGCCTACATTTAACCACAATGGATCGATGATCTTCCTTGATCTATCGTATAATGTGTTGGAGGGGAGCATACCCAAAGAGCTTGGGACGATGTTCTACTTGTCAATATTGAATATGGGGCACAACGACCTCTCCGGCCCAATCCCTCAGGAGCTAGGCCATTTGAAGAATGTTGCCATTCTTGATCTGTCCTACAATAGGCTCAATGGCACCATCCCACAGTCGTTGACGGGGCTCACATTGCTCGGCGATATTGATCTCTCGAACAACAATCTGTCCGGGGTTATACCCGAATCAGCGCCCTTTGACACCTTCCCGGATTACAGATTTGGCAACAATTCGGGGCTGTGTGGTTACCCTCTTCCCTTGTGTGGAGGCGGGGTGGGGGCTGGAGGGGGCTCAGGCCAGCATGCCAAGTCACATAGGAAGCAAGCCTCGCTTGCAGGGAGCGTGGCGATGGGGCTGCTGTTTTCGTTGTTTTGCATATTTGGTTTGATCATTGTGGCCGTGGAGAcgaagaagaggaggaagaagaaggaggcagCCCTTGAGGCGTACATGGAGAACCACTCGAACTCGGCCACATTGCAGAGCAACTGGAAGCTCAGCGCGCGCGATGCCCTGAGCATCAATCTCGCCACGTTTGAGAAGCCGTTGAGGAAGCTGACGTTCGCTGACCTCCTAGAGGCCACCAACGGCTTCCACAATGACACATTGATAGGGTCCGGTGGCTTCGGGGACGTGTACAAAGCGCAGCTGAAGGACGGGAGTGTTGTCGCCATCAAGAAGCTCATACACGTGAGCGGGCAGGGTGACCGGGAGTTCACGGCCGAGATGGAGACAATCGGGAAGATCAAGCACCGGAACCTCGTCCCCTTGCTTGGGTACTGCAGGGTGGGCGACGAGCGCCTCCTCGTGTACGAGTACATGAAATATGGCAGCCTCGAGGACGTGCTCCATGATCGGAGGAAGGCGGGGATCAGCCTCAACTGGTCCGCAAGGAGGAAGATTGCGATTGGGGCGGCCCGGGGCTTAGCGTTTCTCCACCACAACTGCATTCCGCACATCATTCACCGGGACATGAAGTCGAGCAACGTGCTCCTCGACGAGAACCTCGAGGCGAGGGTTTCGGATTTTGGGATGGCAAGGCTGATGAGCGCGATGGACACACACTTGAGCGTGAGCACCCTGGCCGGCACCCCGGGGTACGTCCCCCCGGAGTACTACCAGAGCTTCCGTTGCTCGACCAAAGGCGACGTCTACAGCTACGGGGTCGTGCTGCTCGAGCTCCTCACAGGGAGGCAGCCCACGGACTCCCCAGACTTCGGGGACAACAATCTCGTCGGGTGGGTGAAGCTCGTTGCCAAGACGAGGGTGAGCGACGTCTTCGACCCGCTCCTCCTCAAGGAGGACCCGGCACTCGAAATCGAGCTGCTGCAGCATCTGAAGGTCGCGTGCGCGTGCCTGGACGACCGCCCGTGGAAGCGCCCCACGATCATCCAAGTCATGGCCATGTTTAAGGAGATCCAGGCGGGGTCCGGCCTCGACTCGACCTCCTCCATCGCCATAGACGACGACACCTTCACCACCGTCGAAGGGGTGGGGATGAGCATCAAGGAAGGCAATGAGCTTAGCAAGCATTTGTGA
- the LOC131010072 gene encoding uncharacterized protein LOC131010072: protein MRPPPRGSGTDSDAVAVGMRSTGNSSNLTDKQPTQILTYSDIVSISPKNDDRVSYAKATGKKPVKIQDLAAHIFHDLRPTKEGDQFSLKIPKDLYLNEIKAFEFALTGRLFLQKGDKPRSTMELKWELQRLWSLASDWQLIPLGKGYFTLRFTTAEDKATAKGKAVWELSKGLLRLREWTRNFDPFKENSPLADVWVRIHYLPIEYWNPQVISGIGRYLGHPLKIDGASARRDFGQFARILVEIDMSQNLPSTLLIDGEDTSFHVEFVFENLPLYCRRCKITGHSQETCRKKRRVEPVAIQENLTAAPNNQSGVVTYKQWHIVEQGKKVVVPTTGEQQNTSIFGHLATGVQQHDFQNKGHEMAGSNTVLDSKRVDDHDSEEKALDEPEAAVLVSVDQELHKTTGSEDEVDEEIEMETPAGDPTEIVTAATDLDEARNSEQAGELVGQQAKKLDGDLDGQSKDSHTTAPEDIDSRISRLEAQVSQGMQMLVEQAPPKRRGRPPKGMERPRVPQNQEDSIKSRLRNAEDMGQKPRDFVIDHSGSASLRVMNNIATGRWSDEMEVDDFFFNGF, encoded by the coding sequence ATGCGTCCGCCTCCCAGGGGGTCGGGTACTGATTCCGACGCGGTTGCCGTCGGAATGCGATCTACTGGTAATTCATCAAATCTTACAGATAAGCAACCCACCCAGATTCTCACTTATTCCGACATCGTTAGCATCTCCCCTAAGAATGACGATAGAGTTTCTTATGCGAAGGCTACTGGCAAGAAGCCGGTGAAAATACAGGATTTGGCTGCTCACATTTTTCATGATCTGCGGCCTACTAAGGAGGGCGATCAGTTCTCCCTCAAAATACCGAAGGATCTATATCTTAACGAGATTAAGGCCTTTGAATTTGCTTTGACAGGACGTTTGTTTCTTCAGAAAGGAGACAAACCGAGATCAACTATGGAACTAAAGTGGGAACTCCAGAGATTATGGAGTTTAGCCTCTGATTGGCAACTAATTCCTTTGGGAAAAGGTTATTTCACTCTCCGATTTACTACGGCTGAAGATAAGGCTACAGCAAAGGGAAAGGCAGTTTGGGAGCTCTCAAAAGGGCTCCTCCGACTCCGTGAATGGACTCGAAATTTTGATCCTTTCAAAGAGAATTCCCCTTTGGCGGACGTTTGGGTTCGCATACACTATCTGCCGATAGAATACTGGAACCCACAGGTTATTTCTGGAATTGGCAGATATTTGGGTCACCCCTTAAAGATCGATGGAGCGTCGGCACGACGTGACTTCGGACAATTCGCTAGAATCCTTGTGGAAATCGATATGTCGCAAAATCTACCTTCTACTCTTTTAATTGATGGTGAGGATACATCATTCCATGTTGAATTTGTCTTTGAAAATTTGCCTCTTTACTGTCGTCGTTGCAAAATAACTGGGCATTCTCAAGAAACATGTCGAAAAAAGCGACGTGTGGAGCCGGTAGCTATTCAGGAAAATCTGACGGCTGCTCCTAACAATCAGTCTGGTGTGGTGACTTATAAACAATGGCACATTGTGGAGCAGGGCAAGAAGGTTGTTGTCCCAACCACGGGGGAACAGCAGAACACTTCTATTTTTGGCCATTTGGCGACGGGGGTGCAGCAGCATGATTTCCAGAATAAAGGCCATGAGATGGCTGGCAGTAATACAGTTCTGGATTCCAAGAGGGTTGACGATCATGACTCTGAGGAGAAAGCGTTAGACGAGCCGGAGGCAGCGGTGTTGGTTTCGGTTGATCAGGAGCTTCATAAGACGACTGGTAGTGAGGACGAGGTGGACGAGGAAATTGAGATGGAGACGCCGGCTGGGGATCCGACTGAGATTGTTACGGCTGCTACTGATTTGGATGAAGCTCGCAATTCTGAGCAAGCTGGAGAGTTGGTTGGTCAGCAGGCTAAAAAACTGGATGGTGATTTGGATGGGCAAAGCAAAGACTCGCACACTACTGCTCCAGAAGATATTGATAGTCGTATCAGTCGGTTAGAGGCGCAGGTTAGCCAAGGAATGCAAATGCTTGTTGAGCAAGCACCGCCTAAGCGACGGGGACGTCCTCCAAAAGGTATGGAACGTCCGCGCGTTCCACAGAATCAGGAAGATAGCATAAAAAGCCGCCTCAGAAATGCGGAGGATATGGGTCAGAAGCCGAGGGACTTCGTCATTGATCATAGCGGAAGTGCTAGTTTGcgtgttatgaataatatcgccaCGGGCCGTTGGTCGGACGAAATGGAGGtggacgattttttttttaatggtttttaa